From a single Aquificaceae bacterium genomic region:
- a CDS encoding MFS transporter translates to MWDKGKAYRFIFLMGLVSLLSDFTYEGARGIIGPYLAFLGASALWVSLVSGLAELLGYWVRLLSGLVSDRLKSYWAFTLVGYALNLFAVPLLGFALSWQSASLLLFLERAGKGLRTPSRDALLSRATQVVGHGRGFGLHEFLDQLGAVLGPVCVALVLFLGLSYRSAFVLLFLPATLAMLLLLIARRSQVDRAEFKGTSWQKGSLSKNFYLYMLASCLVSMSFLQFPLIGFHLSQRLNFNGWEVALLFALAMGVDALSALFFGFLYDRIGFTSLLLGLSVGIFSPIFIFLTGQPVIAVILWGISLGVQESIMRSAVAELSSEGARGRAYGLFHFFYGLSAFLGGALMGMLYEFSLQILVLYSILLHLLALGLLFRLRLS, encoded by the coding sequence ATGTGGGATAAGGGGAAGGCTTACAGGTTCATATTTCTCATGGGTCTTGTGAGCCTTCTTTCCGACTTTACCTACGAGGGGGCAAGAGGCATCATCGGTCCGTATCTTGCCTTTCTTGGTGCCTCCGCCCTCTGGGTAAGCCTTGTATCTGGACTTGCTGAGCTACTGGGATACTGGGTGAGACTCCTTTCTGGTCTTGTCTCCGACAGGCTGAAAAGTTACTGGGCTTTTACCCTTGTGGGCTACGCTCTGAATCTTTTTGCAGTTCCGCTTCTTGGATTTGCGTTGAGCTGGCAGAGCGCAAGCCTTCTTCTCTTTCTTGAAAGGGCTGGCAAGGGTCTGAGGACCCCATCAAGGGATGCCCTGCTCTCAAGGGCAACTCAGGTGGTGGGTCATGGCAGGGGCTTTGGGCTTCATGAGTTTCTCGACCAGCTGGGTGCGGTTCTGGGTCCTGTCTGTGTTGCACTTGTCCTCTTCCTTGGGCTTAGCTACAGAAGCGCCTTTGTCCTTCTCTTCTTGCCGGCAACGCTTGCCATGCTTTTGCTCCTCATAGCCAGAAGGTCACAGGTTGATAGAGCTGAATTCAAAGGGACCTCGTGGCAGAAGGGCTCTCTGAGTAAGAATTTTTACCTTTACATGCTTGCTTCGTGTCTTGTATCTATGAGCTTTTTACAGTTTCCACTTATTGGCTTTCACCTCTCTCAGAGGTTAAATTTTAACGGCTGGGAGGTTGCCCTTCTCTTTGCCTTAGCCATGGGAGTTGATGCCCTCTCTGCCCTTTTCTTTGGTTTTCTCTACGACAGGATTGGCTTTACTTCTCTACTTCTGGGGCTATCTGTGGGAATTTTCTCTCCCATTTTCATCTTCCTTACAGGCCAGCCTGTGATTGCTGTAATTTTGTGGGGCATAAGCCTCGGCGTTCAGGAGTCCATAATGAGGTCTGCAGTTGCAGAGCTCTCTTCTGAAGGTGCAAGGGGAAGGGCTTACGGTCTTTTCCACTTTTTCTACGGCCTTTCCGCCTTTCTCGGTGGTGCACTGATGGGTATGCTATACGAGTTTTCCTTACAGATTCTTGTGCTGTATTCAATCCTGCTCCATCTTCTGGCCCTCGGGCTTCTATTCAGGCTAAGGCTGTCTTAA
- the dnaX gene encoding DNA polymerase III subunit gamma/tau — MYVPFARKYRPRRFSEVVGQDVAVRVLRNAVRLGKLSHAYLFAGPRGTGKTTLARILTRAINCLQPEEGEPCGRCENCLAIDRGSFPDLIEIDAASSRGIDDIRAIRDAVSYAPIRGKYKVYILDEAHMLTREAFNALLKTLEEPPPRTIFVLCTTEYEKIMPTILSRCQRLIFSKLREEEISEYLKSICEREDIQCEEKALITIAKISDGGMRDALSLLDQLSTYGEGRVNSEVLEEFLGIVSQERVRDFLRMLLSSEVDSALAFLNDLSHRGFNLPRFWDFLEEELRGLILYKSLKEPEKVMAVEDFHRSMGNIPLNALLYVEKVLNTARLDARSRDFLRACELAVIKTQIVRDIMPVGELLKYLQSPQSSSAVVQEQSERQEDPLKSLEGKLDTLVMEVLRRSRYEFKEDRLVFYIREKDLTEQDMQRIRSINPRIDFVVEKAQEESGLPPFVEKVKDMFGAKIISHEQRGKSKGASGKGS, encoded by the coding sequence ATGTATGTCCCTTTTGCAAGAAAATACAGACCCAGACGCTTCTCCGAGGTGGTAGGTCAGGATGTGGCAGTGCGTGTTCTCAGGAATGCGGTAAGGCTGGGCAAGCTTTCCCACGCCTATCTCTTTGCAGGTCCAAGGGGAACGGGGAAGACTACCCTTGCAAGAATACTTACAAGGGCAATAAACTGTCTTCAGCCAGAAGAGGGTGAACCCTGTGGAAGATGTGAAAACTGCCTTGCAATAGACAGAGGAAGTTTTCCAGACCTCATAGAGATAGATGCCGCCTCCAGTAGAGGAATAGATGACATAAGGGCCATAAGGGATGCAGTATCATACGCACCCATAAGGGGCAAATACAAGGTCTACATACTTGATGAAGCCCACATGCTCACCAGAGAGGCCTTCAACGCCCTTCTGAAAACCCTTGAAGAGCCACCACCAAGAACCATCTTTGTGCTGTGCACCACAGAGTATGAGAAGATAATGCCCACCATCCTCTCAAGGTGTCAAAGGCTTATATTCTCAAAGCTCAGAGAGGAAGAGATATCAGAGTATCTGAAGAGTATATGCGAGAGAGAAGATATCCAGTGTGAGGAAAAGGCTCTGATAACCATAGCAAAGATAAGCGACGGTGGTATGAGAGATGCACTTTCCCTGCTTGACCAGCTAAGCACCTACGGTGAGGGCAGGGTAAATTCTGAGGTCCTTGAGGAGTTTCTTGGTATAGTATCTCAGGAGAGGGTGAGGGATTTTCTGAGAATGCTCCTGAGCTCGGAGGTGGATTCCGCCCTTGCCTTTCTCAATGACCTGAGCCACAGGGGCTTTAACCTGCCCAGGTTCTGGGATTTTCTTGAGGAGGAGCTCAGAGGTCTTATACTCTACAAAAGCCTGAAAGAGCCAGAGAAGGTTATGGCGGTGGAGGACTTCCACAGGAGCATGGGGAACATACCGCTGAATGCCCTTCTATATGTGGAAAAGGTGCTAAACACTGCAAGGCTTGATGCAAGAAGCAGAGACTTCCTGAGAGCCTGTGAGCTTGCGGTCATAAAAACTCAGATAGTAAGGGACATAATGCCTGTGGGAGAGCTTCTGAAGTATCTGCAGAGCCCACAGAGCTCTTCTGCAGTAGTGCAGGAGCAGAGCGAAAGACAGGAAGACCCTCTCAAGTCCCTTGAGGGCAAGCTGGATACCCTTGTGATGGAGGTGCTCAGAAGGTCAAGGTATGAGTTCAAGGAGGACAGGCTTGTTTTTTACATAAGGGAGAAGGACCTTACCGAGCAGGACATGCAAAGGATAAGGTCAATAAACCCAAGGATTGACTTTGTGGTGGAAAAGGCTCAGGAAGAATCTGGTCTTCCACCCTTTGTGGAAAAGGTGAAGGACATGTTCGGTGCCAAGATAATCAGCCATGAGCAGAGAGGTAAAAGCAAGGGTGCTTCTGGTAAGGGTTCCTAA
- a CDS encoding ATP-dependent Clp protease ATP-binding subunit: MFEKFTEKARQIILQAREEAIELGHTYLGSEHILLSLIREEDLPSLVLTRFGLTQEKVRKAIMGQITRGSHSGEILFAPDAKRVLEFAVEEARILHHQFVGPEHLLIGIVREKTGLGGRILRGFGLDEYSVRREVLQILGELPPQETTKYAPTPNLDRFSRDLTQMAREGKLDPVIGREKEIERVIQILVRRRKNNPVLLGDPGVGKTAIVEGLAQRIAYKQVPDPLLNKRVVALDLAALVAGTKYRGQFEERLKNILKELEKAPNVILFIDEIHTLVGAGSAEGSIDASNMLKPALARGEIQVIGATTLDEYRKYIEKDGALERRFQPIIVDQPSQEDTIRILYGLKSKFEEFHNVEYKPEAIEKAVTLSERYITERNLPDKAIDVIDEAGSLVKLRAYQLPPDLRDIEEKIKEIEEKKEEAASEQDYEKAARLRDEELRLRAKLESLKAKWKQEMAANRPKVTEEDVAEVVARWTGIPVKRIHENDMEKLLHIEEELHKRVIGQDDAIKAVARAIRRSRVGLKGRHRPIGVFLFLGPTGVGKTETAKALAEYLFGSEEALVRFDMSEYMEKHTVSRLVGAPPGYVGYEEGGQLTEKVRRRPYSVLLFDEIEKAHPDVFNIFLQIFDDGRLTDAMGRTVDFANTIIIMTSNLGARLIAHGSQMGFEKKFGMIDYEQMKKNVLDQVKKSFSPEFLNRLDEVIVYRPLEKEDVVKILELQLEQVNRSLHEWNVKVRLHKSFVDWIIDREYKPEYGARSLKRALQHHVEDLLAEELLKGTLADVELVEIRVKEDKPYIKPVKKKEKLEAIFNQ; the protein is encoded by the coding sequence ATGTTTGAGAAATTTACGGAAAAGGCAAGACAGATTATCCTCCAGGCAAGGGAGGAAGCTATAGAGCTTGGCCATACATACCTTGGCAGCGAGCACATACTGCTGTCGCTCATAAGGGAAGAGGACCTTCCCTCCCTTGTGCTTACCCGCTTTGGACTGACCCAGGAAAAGGTGCGCAAGGCCATAATGGGTCAGATAACGCGCGGGAGCCATTCAGGCGAGATACTCTTTGCACCAGACGCCAAGAGAGTCCTTGAGTTTGCAGTAGAAGAAGCCCGCATACTCCACCATCAGTTTGTGGGTCCAGAGCACCTTCTCATTGGCATAGTCAGGGAAAAGACAGGGCTTGGAGGAAGGATACTCAGAGGCTTCGGGCTGGATGAATACTCTGTCCGAAGGGAGGTTCTTCAGATACTGGGAGAACTGCCCCCTCAGGAGACCACCAAGTATGCACCCACACCAAACCTTGACAGGTTTTCAAGAGACCTTACCCAGATGGCAAGGGAAGGCAAGCTTGACCCTGTCATAGGAAGGGAAAAGGAGATAGAAAGGGTTATACAGATACTGGTTAGAAGGAGAAAAAACAACCCTGTTCTTCTTGGAGACCCTGGCGTTGGAAAGACTGCCATTGTGGAGGGCCTTGCCCAGAGAATAGCTTACAAGCAGGTGCCAGACCCGCTTCTCAACAAAAGAGTTGTTGCCCTTGACCTTGCAGCCCTCGTGGCTGGAACGAAGTATAGGGGTCAGTTTGAGGAGAGGCTCAAGAACATACTCAAGGAGCTGGAAAAGGCGCCCAACGTGATACTCTTCATTGATGAGATACACACTCTCGTGGGAGCTGGCTCTGCAGAGGGCTCAATAGATGCCAGCAACATGCTAAAGCCAGCCCTTGCAAGAGGTGAAATACAGGTTATAGGTGCTACTACCCTTGACGAATACAGGAAATACATAGAAAAGGATGGCGCTCTGGAAAGAAGGTTCCAGCCTATCATAGTGGACCAGCCCTCTCAGGAAGATACCATAAGGATACTTTACGGTCTTAAATCCAAGTTTGAGGAGTTTCACAATGTGGAATACAAGCCTGAAGCCATAGAAAAGGCTGTGACACTCTCTGAGAGATACATAACAGAGAGAAACCTGCCAGACAAGGCAATAGACGTGATAGATGAGGCAGGTTCTCTTGTAAAGCTCAGAGCATACCAGTTGCCGCCTGATTTAAGGGACATAGAGGAGAAGATAAAGGAGATTGAGGAGAAGAAGGAGGAGGCAGCAAGCGAGCAGGATTACGAAAAGGCTGCAAGGCTCAGAGACGAAGAGCTCAGGCTAAGAGCAAAACTTGAAAGCCTCAAAGCCAAGTGGAAACAGGAAATGGCTGCCAACAGGCCTAAGGTAACAGAGGAGGATGTGGCAGAGGTGGTGGCAAGGTGGACGGGTATACCAGTAAAGAGGATACATGAGAACGATATGGAAAAGCTACTGCATATAGAGGAAGAGCTTCACAAGAGGGTGATAGGGCAAGATGATGCCATAAAGGCTGTAGCAAGAGCCATAAGAAGGTCAAGGGTTGGACTCAAGGGCAGACACAGGCCCATAGGTGTATTCCTCTTCCTTGGACCCACGGGAGTGGGAAAGACTGAAACTGCCAAGGCTCTTGCAGAGTATCTCTTTGGTTCTGAAGAGGCCCTTGTCAGGTTTGATATGTCCGAATACATGGAAAAGCATACAGTCTCAAGGCTGGTGGGTGCACCCCCGGGATATGTGGGCTACGAAGAGGGCGGACAGCTCACGGAGAAGGTAAGAAGAAGGCCCTACTCGGTGCTTCTTTTTGATGAAATAGAAAAGGCTCATCCCGACGTTTTCAACATATTCCTCCAGATATTTGACGACGGAAGGCTTACCGATGCCATGGGAAGAACGGTGGATTTTGCCAACACCATAATCATAATGACCTCCAACCTGGGTGCAAGGCTTATTGCCCACGGCTCTCAGATGGGCTTTGAGAAGAAGTTTGGCATGATAGACTACGAGCAGATGAAAAAGAATGTGCTTGACCAGGTAAAGAAGAGCTTCAGCCCCGAGTTTCTCAACAGGCTCGATGAAGTCATAGTATACAGACCGCTCGAGAAGGAGGATGTGGTAAAGATACTTGAGCTTCAGCTTGAACAGGTAAACAGAAGCCTTCATGAGTGGAATGTAAAGGTAAGGCTACACAAGAGTTTTGTAGACTGGATAATAGACAGGGAATACAAGCCAGAATACGGTGCAAGAAGTCTGAAAAGAGCACTTCAGCACCATGTGGAAGACCTTCTGGCGGAGGAGCTACTGAAGGGAACTCTCGCAGATGTGGAGCTCGTGGAGATAAGGGTCAAGGAAGATAAGCCCTACATAAAGCCGGTGAAGAAGAAGGAGAAGCTGGAGGCGATTTTTAACCAGTGA